A part of Neovison vison isolate M4711 chromosome 6, ASM_NN_V1, whole genome shotgun sequence genomic DNA contains:
- the TCF3 gene encoding transcription factor E2-alpha isoform X9: MNQPQRMAPVGTDKELSDLLDFSMMFPLPAAHGKGRPTSLAGAQFGGSGLEDRPSSGSWATGDQNNSSFDPSRTYGDGTHFSEPHGSLSSSTFLGPGLGGKGSERSAYTTFGRDAGVGGLSQASFPPSELALGSPGPLSPSGPKAGVQYYSYPGHARRRAAEGGLDSQPKKVRKVPPGLPSSVYPSSSGEDYGRDSTAYAPAKAPSSAYPPPFYMADGSLHPAAELWSPSGQAGFGPVLGGASSPLPLPPGGGSSVGGSAGFGSLHQHERMGYQLHGTEVNGGLPAASGFSSAPAAAYGGVSSHTPPVSGADSLLGSRGTTAGSSGDALGKALASIYSPDHSSNNFASSPSTPVGSPQGLAGTSQWPRPGAPGALSPSYDGGLHSLQNKMEDRLDEAIHVLRSHAVGASADVHGLLPSHGALASGFTGPVMPLGGRHTGLVGGGPSEDSLAGSSSLLHNHVALPGQPGALPELARPPDSYSGLARVGAVSGAGEIKREEKEDEENTSAADNSEEEKKELKPPRPRTRAEG, translated from the exons GGCTGGAGGACCGGCCCAGCTCGGGCTCCTGGGCCACTGGTGACCAGAACAACTCCTCCTTTGACCCCAGCCGG ACCTACGGGGATGGCACGCACTTCAGCGAGCCCCACGGCAGCCTGTCTTCGTCCACATTCCTGGGCCCCGGGCTTGGAG GCAAGGGCAGCGAGCGGAGTGCGTACACCACCTTCGGGAGAGACGCGGGGGTCGGCGGCTTGAGTCAG GCCAGCTTCCCGCCCAGCGAGCTGGCCCTCGGCAGCCCCGGGCCGCTGTCCCCTTCAGGCCCCAAGGCCGGCGTCCAGTATTACTCCTACCCCGGCCATGCTCGGCGCAGAGCCGCGGAAGGCGGACTGG ACTCACAGCCCAAGAAGGTCCGGAAGGTGCCGCCGGGTCTCCCGTCCTCG GTGTACCCGTCCAGCTCAGGTGAGGACTACGGCAGGGACAGCACCGCCTACGCACCTGCCAAGGCCCCCAGCAGCGCCTATCCCCCCCCCTTTTACATGGCAG ATGGCAGCCTGCACCCCGCGGCCGAGCTCTGGAGCCCCTCCGGCCAGGCGGGCTTTGGGCCGGTGCTGGGCGGGGCCTCctcgcccctgcccctcccaccaggcGGCGGCAGCTCTGTCGGGGGCAGCGCGGGCTTCGGCAGCCTGCACCAGCACGAGCGCATG GGCTACCAGCTGCACGGGACGGAGGTGAATGGCGGGCTCCCGGCTGCGTCCGGCTTCTCCTCGGCCCCCGCGGCCGCCTATGGCGGCGTCTCCAGTCACACGCCCCCTGTCAGCGGGGCCGACAGTCTCCTGG GCTCCCGCGGGACTACTGCCGGCAGCTCTGGGGATGCCCTTGGGAAGGCATTGGCCTCG ATCTACTCCCCGGATCACTCAAGCAATAACTTCGCCTCCAGCCCCTCGACCCCCGTGGGCTCCCCCCAGGGTCTCGCAG GGACATCGCAGTGGCCCCGGCCAGGAGCCCCCGGTGCCTTATCGCCTAGCTACGATGGGGGTCTCCACAGCCTG CAGAACAAGATGGAGGACCGCCTGGACGAGGCCATCCACGTGCTGCGTAGCCACGCGGTGGGCGCCTCAGCGGACGTACACGGGCTGCTGCCCAGCCACGGGGCTCTGGCTTCGGGCTTTACTGGCCCCGTCATGCCGCTGGGGGGCCGACACACAGGCCTG GTGGGAGGCGGTCCCTCGGAAGACAGCCTCGCGGGCAGCAGCAGCCTCCTGCACAACCACGTGGCCCTGCCCGGCCAGCCCGGCGCCCTCCCCGAGCTTGCTCGGCCACCAGACTCCTACAGCG GACTCGCGCGCGTCGGGGCGGTCTCGGGCGCCGGCGAGATCAAAcgggaggagaaggaggatgaGGAGAACACGTCGGCGGCCGACAactcagaggaggagaagaaggagctGAAGCCCCCGCGGCCTCGGACCAG AGCAGAAGGCTGA
- the TCF3 gene encoding transcription factor E2-alpha isoform X6, which translates to MNQPQRMAPVGTDKELSDLLDFSMMFPLPAAHGKGRPTSLAGAQFGGSGLEDRPSSGSWATGDQNNSSFDPSRTYGDGTHFSEPHGSLSSSTFLGPGLGGKGSERSAYTTFGRDAGVGGLSQASFPPSELALGSPGPLSPSGPKAGVQYYSYPGHARRRAAEGGLDSQPKKVRKVPPGLPSSVYPSSSGEDYGRDSTAYAPAKAPSSAYPPPFYMADGSLHPAAELWSPSGQAGFGPVLGGASSPLPLPPGGGSSVGGSAGFGSLHQHERMGYQLHGTEVNGGLPAASGFSSAPAAAYGGVSSHTPPVSGADSLLGSRGTTAGSSGDALGKALASIYSPDHSSNNFASSPSTPVGSPQGLAGTSQWPRPGAPGALSPSYDGGLHSLQNKMEDRLDEAIHVLRSHAVGASADVHGLLPSHGALASGFTGPVMPLGGRHTGLVGGGPSEDSLAGSSSLLHNHVALPGQPGALPELARPPDSYSGLARVGAVSGAGEIKREEKEDEENTSAADNSEEEKKELKPPRPRTSPDEDEDDLLPPEQKAEREKERRVANNARERLRVRDINEAFKELGRMCQLHLNSEKPQTKLLILHQAVSVILNLEQQSVT; encoded by the exons GGCTGGAGGACCGGCCCAGCTCGGGCTCCTGGGCCACTGGTGACCAGAACAACTCCTCCTTTGACCCCAGCCGG ACCTACGGGGATGGCACGCACTTCAGCGAGCCCCACGGCAGCCTGTCTTCGTCCACATTCCTGGGCCCCGGGCTTGGAG GCAAGGGCAGCGAGCGGAGTGCGTACACCACCTTCGGGAGAGACGCGGGGGTCGGCGGCTTGAGTCAG GCCAGCTTCCCGCCCAGCGAGCTGGCCCTCGGCAGCCCCGGGCCGCTGTCCCCTTCAGGCCCCAAGGCCGGCGTCCAGTATTACTCCTACCCCGGCCATGCTCGGCGCAGAGCCGCGGAAGGCGGACTGG ACTCACAGCCCAAGAAGGTCCGGAAGGTGCCGCCGGGTCTCCCGTCCTCG GTGTACCCGTCCAGCTCAGGTGAGGACTACGGCAGGGACAGCACCGCCTACGCACCTGCCAAGGCCCCCAGCAGCGCCTATCCCCCCCCCTTTTACATGGCAG ATGGCAGCCTGCACCCCGCGGCCGAGCTCTGGAGCCCCTCCGGCCAGGCGGGCTTTGGGCCGGTGCTGGGCGGGGCCTCctcgcccctgcccctcccaccaggcGGCGGCAGCTCTGTCGGGGGCAGCGCGGGCTTCGGCAGCCTGCACCAGCACGAGCGCATG GGCTACCAGCTGCACGGGACGGAGGTGAATGGCGGGCTCCCGGCTGCGTCCGGCTTCTCCTCGGCCCCCGCGGCCGCCTATGGCGGCGTCTCCAGTCACACGCCCCCTGTCAGCGGGGCCGACAGTCTCCTGG GCTCCCGCGGGACTACTGCCGGCAGCTCTGGGGATGCCCTTGGGAAGGCATTGGCCTCG ATCTACTCCCCGGATCACTCAAGCAATAACTTCGCCTCCAGCCCCTCGACCCCCGTGGGCTCCCCCCAGGGTCTCGCAG GGACATCGCAGTGGCCCCGGCCAGGAGCCCCCGGTGCCTTATCGCCTAGCTACGATGGGGGTCTCCACAGCCTG CAGAACAAGATGGAGGACCGCCTGGACGAGGCCATCCACGTGCTGCGTAGCCACGCGGTGGGCGCCTCAGCGGACGTACACGGGCTGCTGCCCAGCCACGGGGCTCTGGCTTCGGGCTTTACTGGCCCCGTCATGCCGCTGGGGGGCCGACACACAGGCCTG GTGGGAGGCGGTCCCTCGGAAGACAGCCTCGCGGGCAGCAGCAGCCTCCTGCACAACCACGTGGCCCTGCCCGGCCAGCCCGGCGCCCTCCCCGAGCTTGCTCGGCCACCAGACTCCTACAGCG GACTCGCGCGCGTCGGGGCGGTCTCGGGCGCCGGCGAGATCAAAcgggaggagaaggaggatgaGGAGAACACGTCGGCGGCCGACAactcagaggaggagaagaaggagctGAAGCCCCCGCGGCCTCGGACCAG CCCGGACGAGGACGAGGACGACCTTCTCCCCCCAGAGCAGAAGGCTGAGCGGGAGAAGGAGCGCCGGGTGGCCAATAACGCGCGCGAGCGGCTGCGGGTCCGAGACATCAATGAGGCTTTTAAGGAGCTGGGGCGCATGTGTCAGCTGCACCTCAACAGTGAGAAGCCCCAGACCAAACTGCTCATCCTGCACCAGGCCGTGTCGGTCATCCTGAACCTGGAGCAGCAG agcgTAACCTGA
- the TCF3 gene encoding transcription factor E2-alpha isoform X3, producing MNQPQRMAPVGTDKELSDLLDFSMMFPLPAAHGKGRPTSLAGAQFGGSGLEDRPSSGSWATGDQNNSSFDPSRTYGDGTHFSEPHGSLSSSTFLGPGLGGKGSERSAYTTFGRDAGVGGLSQASFPPSELALGSPGPLSPSGPKAGVQYYSYPGHARRRAAEGGLDSQPKKVRKVPPGLPSSVYPSSSGEDYGRDSTAYAPAKAPSSAYPPPFYMADGSLHPAAELWSPSGQAGFGPVLGGASSPLPLPPGGGSSVGGSAGFGSLHQHERMGYQLHGTEVNGGLPAASGFSSAPAAAYGGVSSHTPPVSGADSLLGSRGTTAGSSGDALGKALASIYSPDHSSNNFASSPSTPVGSPQGLAGTSQWPRPGAPGALSPSYDGGLHSLQNKMEDRLDEAIHVLRSHAVGASADVHGLLPSHGALASGFTGPVMPLGGRHTGLVGGGPSEDSLAGSSSLLHNHVALPGQPGALPELARPPDSYSGLARVGAVSGAGEIKREEKEDEENTSAADNSEEEKKELKPPRPRTSSTEEVLSLEEKDLRDRERRMANNARERVRVRDINEAFRELGRMCQLHLKSDKAQTKLLILQQAVQVILGLEQQVRERNLNPKAACLKRREEEKVSGVVGDPQMVLSAAHPGLGEAHNPAGHL from the exons GGCTGGAGGACCGGCCCAGCTCGGGCTCCTGGGCCACTGGTGACCAGAACAACTCCTCCTTTGACCCCAGCCGG ACCTACGGGGATGGCACGCACTTCAGCGAGCCCCACGGCAGCCTGTCTTCGTCCACATTCCTGGGCCCCGGGCTTGGAG GCAAGGGCAGCGAGCGGAGTGCGTACACCACCTTCGGGAGAGACGCGGGGGTCGGCGGCTTGAGTCAG GCCAGCTTCCCGCCCAGCGAGCTGGCCCTCGGCAGCCCCGGGCCGCTGTCCCCTTCAGGCCCCAAGGCCGGCGTCCAGTATTACTCCTACCCCGGCCATGCTCGGCGCAGAGCCGCGGAAGGCGGACTGG ACTCACAGCCCAAGAAGGTCCGGAAGGTGCCGCCGGGTCTCCCGTCCTCG GTGTACCCGTCCAGCTCAGGTGAGGACTACGGCAGGGACAGCACCGCCTACGCACCTGCCAAGGCCCCCAGCAGCGCCTATCCCCCCCCCTTTTACATGGCAG ATGGCAGCCTGCACCCCGCGGCCGAGCTCTGGAGCCCCTCCGGCCAGGCGGGCTTTGGGCCGGTGCTGGGCGGGGCCTCctcgcccctgcccctcccaccaggcGGCGGCAGCTCTGTCGGGGGCAGCGCGGGCTTCGGCAGCCTGCACCAGCACGAGCGCATG GGCTACCAGCTGCACGGGACGGAGGTGAATGGCGGGCTCCCGGCTGCGTCCGGCTTCTCCTCGGCCCCCGCGGCCGCCTATGGCGGCGTCTCCAGTCACACGCCCCCTGTCAGCGGGGCCGACAGTCTCCTGG GCTCCCGCGGGACTACTGCCGGCAGCTCTGGGGATGCCCTTGGGAAGGCATTGGCCTCG ATCTACTCCCCGGATCACTCAAGCAATAACTTCGCCTCCAGCCCCTCGACCCCCGTGGGCTCCCCCCAGGGTCTCGCAG GGACATCGCAGTGGCCCCGGCCAGGAGCCCCCGGTGCCTTATCGCCTAGCTACGATGGGGGTCTCCACAGCCTG CAGAACAAGATGGAGGACCGCCTGGACGAGGCCATCCACGTGCTGCGTAGCCACGCGGTGGGCGCCTCAGCGGACGTACACGGGCTGCTGCCCAGCCACGGGGCTCTGGCTTCGGGCTTTACTGGCCCCGTCATGCCGCTGGGGGGCCGACACACAGGCCTG GTGGGAGGCGGTCCCTCGGAAGACAGCCTCGCGGGCAGCAGCAGCCTCCTGCACAACCACGTGGCCCTGCCCGGCCAGCCCGGCGCCCTCCCCGAGCTTGCTCGGCCACCAGACTCCTACAGCG GACTCGCGCGCGTCGGGGCGGTCTCGGGCGCCGGCGAGATCAAAcgggaggagaaggaggatgaGGAGAACACGTCGGCGGCCGACAactcagaggaggagaagaaggagctGAAGCCCCCGCGGCCTCGGACCAG CAGTACGGAGGAGGTGCTGTCCCTGGAGGAGAAAGACCTGAGGGACCGGGAGAGGCGCATGGCCAATAACGCGCGGGAGCGGGTGCGCGTGCGGGACATTAACGAGGCCTTCCGGGAGCTGGGCCGCATGTGCCAGCTGCACCTCAAGTCGGACAAGGCGCAGACCAAGCTGCTCATCCTGCAGCAGGCCGTGCAGGTCATCCTGGGCCTGGAGCAGCAGGTGCGAG agcgTAACCTGAACCCCAAAGCGGCTTGCTTGAAGCGACGAGAAGAGGAGAAGGTGTCGGGCGTGGTCGGAGATCCCCAGATGGTGCTTTCGGCCGCTCACCCGGGCCTGGGCGAGGCCCACAACCCCGCGGGACACCTGTGA